GGCTGGACCGGCATGAGACACCCGGCCAGCACTGTCAAGATCAGAATCACGGCGTCCATCCACCCTCCGGAACCCACGATTGCTCGGCACAAAGGGCTCTGATACGGGAAGCCGTGCGTCGGATCAAGGTCGGGTCGCGCGCGACCGAAACCCGTGGCCACGCCCACGCAACCCATCCCTCTTGGAGGATTCCATGCTCGACATTTTACGCCAGCGTCGCAGTGTCCGCCAGTACACCTCCGAACCCCTGAGTCCGGAAATCATCGACCAGCTCAAGGAAGCCGTGCTGCGTTCGCCATCCTCGCGCGGGCTCGATCCATGGGAATTCATTTTTGTCACGGACAAGGCCTTGCTGGCCGGGCTGGCCACGGCCAAGCCCCACGGCGCCCATTTTCTGCGCGACGCTGCCCTGGGCGTGGTTGTCCTGGGCGACGAGGCCAAGGCCGACACCTGGATCGAGGACTGTTCCATCGCCACCATCATTCTCCACCTCGCGGCCCAAAGCCTGGGCCTGGGCAGTTGCTGGGTGCAGATCCGCCTGCGCGAGCACCTGCCCGGCATCACGGCCGAGGAACGCGTGCGCCAGATCCTGAACATCCCGGACCATCTGCGCGTGGAAGCCATAGTCAGCATCGGCCACCCGGCCAAGGCGCCCAAGCCCCATCCGCGCCAAAGCCTCAAGGATCAACGCATCAAAACCAATACCCACGCATGATCACCACCACCGGTCCCATCCGCCACGATCGCTACCGCTTCTGCCCGGCCTGTGGGGCGCGCCTGGAAACGCGCCGCCTGCGCCCGGACGAACCGGCGCGTCTGGTTTGCTCGGCCTGCTCCGGCGTGGTCTATCTCGACCCCAAGGTCGTGACCTGCGTGGTTCTGGAAATTGGCGGCAAAATCCTGCTCATGCGCCGCAAGCGGCCCGATGATTCCAAACGCTGGCTCTTGCCCGGCGGCTACGTGGACGAGGGCGAACAGGTCGAACACGCGGCCATCCGCGAAATTTGGGAAGAAACGAACCTGACAATCAGCCTGGACGGCTTGGTCGGTGTCTTTTCCTATGCGGGCTGGCCACCGGTGATCATCGTCTACAGCGCCAAGCTCGACGCGGCCAGGCCCGAAGCGGGCGAGGAAACCGAGGCCCTGGACCTCTTCGCCCCCGAGGACATCCCCTGGGACCGTCTGGCCTTCCCCAGCACCCGCGACGCCCTGCGCGCCTACCTCGACGGCCGGACTTGCCAACCCCGTCCCCTGACCGTATGCACGTCAGCTGATTTTTCCCCAGACCAACCCGCTCAAGGATAGTTATGGACACGCCTACCCCATCCAATTTTCTACGCGCCATCATCGAGGACGACCTCAAAAACGGCAAAAACGAGGGCCGGGTCTTCACCCGTTTTCCCCCGGAACCCAACGGATTCCTGCATATCGGCCACGCCAAGTCCATCTGTCTCAACTTTGGGCTGGCCCGCGATTACGGCGGCCGCTGCCACCTGCGCTTCGACGACACCAATCCGGGCAAGGAAGATCCGGTCTATGTCGCGTCCATCAAGGAAGACGTGCACTGGCTGGGCTTTGACTGGGGCGAGCATCTCTACCACGCCTCGGACTATTTCGAGCAGCTTTATGCGTTCGCCGTCGACCTCATCAAACAGGGCAAGGCCTATGTCTGCTCCCTGTCGGCCGAGGAAGTGCGCCA
The sequence above is a segment of the Deltaproteobacteria bacterium genome. Coding sequences within it:
- a CDS encoding NAD(P)H-dependent dehydrogenase/reductase, yielding MLDILRQRRSVRQYTSEPLSPEIIDQLKEAVLRSPSSRGLDPWEFIFVTDKALLAGLATAKPHGAHFLRDAALGVVVLGDEAKADTWIEDCSIATIILHLAAQSLGLGSCWVQIRLREHLPGITAEERVRQILNIPDHLRVEAIVSIGHPAKAPKPHPRQSLKDQRIKTNTHA
- a CDS encoding NUDIX hydrolase; the encoded protein is MITTTGPIRHDRYRFCPACGARLETRRLRPDEPARLVCSACSGVVYLDPKVVTCVVLEIGGKILLMRRKRPDDSKRWLLPGGYVDEGEQVEHAAIREIWEETNLTISLDGLVGVFSYAGWPPVIIVYSAKLDAARPEAGEETEALDLFAPEDIPWDRLAFPSTRDALRAYLDGRTCQPRPLTVCTSADFSPDQPAQG